The genomic window TGGCCGCGCAGCTTCTTGCCAAAGTGGGCCTGCGCGACAAGGCCAGCCTGCCCACCGACCAACTCACCTATATCGACCAGAAACGGCTGGAGCTTGCGCGCGCGCTGGCGCTGGAGCCGGAATTGCTGCTGCTCGATGAGTGGCTGGCCGGACTCAATCCCACGGAATTGCAGGACGGCATCAAATTGATTCACGCCCTGCGCGACAGCGGCTTGACCATTATCCTGGTCGAGCATGTCATGGACGCGATCCGTTCGCTCTGCGGCCGCTGCGTGGTGATGAATGCCGGCAGGAAGATTGCCGACGGCCCGCCCGCCACAGTTCTGTCCGATCCGGAAGTAATCCGCGCTTATCTCGGAGAGGCCGATGCTTAAGATCAGCGGATTGTCGGTCGCTTATGGCAAGCATCGGGCGCTGGCCAACGTCGCGCTCGAGGTCGCGCGCGGCGAGATTGTCGTCATTCTCGGCGCAAATGGCGCTGGCAAGACCTCGCTGCTCAAGGCGATTGCCGGTGTGGTCCCTACCCTGCCGGGCGAGACACGAACTTTTGACAGCAAGAGCCTGGCCGGACTTTCGCCGCGCGAGATCGTGGAAACCGGGCTTGCGCTGGTGCCGGAAGGCCGCGGCATCTTTGGCGAGCTGACAGTGCGCGAAAATCTCGATCTTGGCGCCTATCCGCAGCGCGCCCGCGCCAAAGAGAAGCAAAATCTTGAATTCGTGCTCAACCTGTTCCCGAAGCTACGCGAGCGCTTCGCCCAGCAGGTGCGCACCATGTCCGGCGGCGAGCAGCAGATGGTAGCGATCGGGCGGGCGCTCATGTCCTCGCCCGATATCCTGCTGCTGGACGAGCCCTCGCTCGGGCTTGCGCCCATCATGGTTGGCGAGTTGTTCCAGGCGCTGAAACGCATCCGGGAAGCGGGCGTCGGCGTGCTGCTGGTCGAGCAGAACGCCAAGCAAAGCCTCAAGATTGCCGACCGCGGCTATCTGATCGACACTGGCAGGATTGTCGGCAGTGGCACCGCCGCCTCCCTGCAATCCGACCCCGCCGTGCAAAGCGCCTATCTGGGCGCCGGGGCAGAATCGACGACCATGCTGGCAAAGAGTTCTCAATCTGCAGCAATGCCGGCCGCTCACAATATTCCATTGCCACACGATGCAAATGCCAGAGCAGTTCGACAGGAGGGTCTTATGAAGCACGTCAATCTGTTGATCGGCGAGCGCGATCTTGGCGCCGCAGACGGACGCACCTTCGAGCGTATCGATCCGTTCACGGGGGCGGTGGCGAGCCGTGCCGCTGCCGCCAGTGTCGCCGATGCCATTGCCGCCGCCGATGCCGCCGCGGCGGCCTTCCCGCAATGGTCGGCGCTCGGCCCGAACGAGCGGCGCATGAAGCTGCTCAAGGCAGCCGACCTGATGGACCAGCGCGGCAAGGACTTCTCCGACCTGATGACCGCCGAATGCGGCGCCATCGGCCCCTGGGGGCATTTCAACGTACACCTCGCCGCCGGGATTTTGCGTGAAGCGGCCTCCATGACGACGCAGATCTCAGGCGAAGTCATACCGTCGGACAAGCCGAACAGCTTTGCCATGGCGGTTCGCCAGCCGGCCGGCGTCGTGCTTGGCATCGCGCCCTGGAATGCGCCGGTGATCCTCGGCACCCGCGCCATCGCCATGCCGCTGGCCTGCGGCAATACCGTGATCCTGAAGGCGTCCGAGATGTGCCCGGCGACGCATCAACTGATCGGGCAAACCTTGCGCGACGCCGGCATCCCGGCCGGCGTTGTCAACGTGGTGACGAATGCCCCGCAAGACGCTGCGAAGATCGTCGATACGCTGATTGCCCATCCCGCGGTGCGCCGCATCAACTTCACCGGCTCGACCCGCGTCGGCCGCATCATCGCCGAAACGGCGGCGCGATATCTCAAGCCGGTGCTGCTCGAGCTCGGCGGCAAGGCGCCGCTGGTCATCCTGGACGACGCCGACATCGACGAAGCGGTGAAGGCGGCCGCCTTCGGCGCCTTCGCCAATATGGGCCAGATCTGCATGTCGACGGAGCGGATCATCGTCGACGAGAGCATCGCCAACACCTTCGTGGAGAAATTCGCCGCCAAGGCGCGTTCCCTGCCCTATGGCAATCCGCGCGAGCATGTCGTGCTCGGATCGCTGGTGAGCAAGGAGGCGGCCGAACGCAACAAGGAACTGCTCGACGATGCGGTGGCGAAAGGCGCCCGCGTTGCCGCCGGCGGCGAGTTCAACGGCACGGTGATCAGCGCAACGGTGCTCGATCGCGTGACGCCGGCCATGCGCATTTATAACGAAGAATCCTTCGGGCCGGTGAAGTCGGTCATTCGCGTCAAGGGGGATGAGGAGGCGATCAAGATCGCCAACGATACCGAATACGGCCTCTCTGCTGCAGTCTTCAGCAAGGACATCGCCCGCGCGCTCGGCGTCGCCAAGCGCATCCAGTCCGGCATCTGCCACATCAACGCGCCGACGGTTCACGACGAAGGCCAGATGCCGTTCGGCGGTACCAAGGCCTCGGGCTATGGCCGCTTCGGCGGCAAGGCGGCGATCGACGAATTCACTGAACTGCGCTGGATCACCATCCAGACCGGGCCGCATCCCTATCCGTTCTGAGGACGGAGTACTTCACTGGGGCAGATCAGCACGCCCCCAATTGGCAAGTCATGGGGCGATGACTGGCAAGAGCAATGCGCTGTGCTCAAGTGCGCTTTCCTGCACAGCCTTATTCAGAGCCAGCTGCGCCGGCATGAGTTCGGGCGCCTTGGAGAAGTATTAGAGCCTCGGCTTCATTGCCTTCATTTTTCTCAATCTGCACGGCAAGGCGAGGTTCCGGATCAATGCTCAGGCCGCGTCTTTCCACTCGTGAAGCTGGACGAGCTCGGGATCATCAGCGTGCTCGATCAGCATTTGCTCCACGCGGTTCTGCCAAAGAGCCGCAAAGCAAGCATGCTCATCCTCATTCGCCTGTTCCGCCACTACGCGGGGAAACAACACCTGCATCTCGCGAGGCGATGGGACAACAGCCGTATCGAGGTCAAGGATCACACCGTGCCTATTGTCACACCGCCGCAGCGCCATAAGCCCATCGATCGGGGCATCAAAATGCAGAAGATCACGACGCGTGAAACGGCGATGCGCACCGATGCCGCCGAATCCGGTCTCAGGCGCGGCGCCGGTGAGGAGCGTTGCCACAGCGGCAATGACGCCCGTCGTACCGTGGTCGCGGGGATCACGCAGGTACACTTCGACGCCGCCGCGTTCGGGCATCTCGTCCCCATAGAGGTGCCTGAGACCGCGCCGCACCATCAGATAGGCACCGGCAACCGTGGGGCAGGAATGGCCGGCGAGCCTGACGGCGTCGGCGTAGGCGTAGGTCATCACCCCGCTTTTCGAGACGCCAAGGAAAGCAGCCAGAGGATCGCGCAGTGTGATCGCAGGGGCTTTGGCAAAGAAGTCGGGAAAATCCATCACATCCTCCGATAAATGATCAGGCAGCCCCACCGGCGGAGCCAGGATCGGAGTGCGGCAGGTTAACAGGCATTTTCAAATTATATTTATCGCAGGACAATGTTCGACGCCGCAATTTGCCGCCAAGGCATTCGATTTGATCTAGCTGTCTTGGCGGCCG from Pseudorhodoplanes sp. includes these protein-coding regions:
- a CDS encoding aldehyde dehydrogenase; translated protein: MKHVNLLIGERDLGAADGRTFERIDPFTGAVASRAAAASVADAIAAADAAAAAFPQWSALGPNERRMKLLKAADLMDQRGKDFSDLMTAECGAIGPWGHFNVHLAAGILREAASMTTQISGEVIPSDKPNSFAMAVRQPAGVVLGIAPWNAPVILGTRAIAMPLACGNTVILKASEMCPATHQLIGQTLRDAGIPAGVVNVVTNAPQDAAKIVDTLIAHPAVRRINFTGSTRVGRIIAETAARYLKPVLLELGGKAPLVILDDADIDEAVKAAAFGAFANMGQICMSTERIIVDESIANTFVEKFAAKARSLPYGNPREHVVLGSLVSKEAAERNKELLDDAVAKGARVAAGGEFNGTVISATVLDRVTPAMRIYNEESFGPVKSVIRVKGDEEAIKIANDTEYGLSAAVFSKDIARALGVAKRIQSGICHINAPTVHDEGQMPFGGTKASGYGRFGGKAAIDEFTELRWITIQTGPHPYPF